The nucleotide window ATCGTAGGGCCAGGCAATAAATATGTTACGGAAGCCAAGCGTCAAGTCTATGGAAAAGTAGGAATAGATTTTATAGCAGGACCGAGTGAAGTCCTTATTATTGCTGATGAGAATTCAAGAGCCGACATTATTGCTGCGGATTTATTGGCGCAATCAGAACATGACCTCGACGCAATCGGTATTCTCGTGTCTACTTCTGAAAACCTTGCAAAAAGGGTAGAAGAAGAAATAGCAAAACAACTAAAAGAACTGGACACTGCACCTGTTGCGGCTGTTTCTTGGGAAAACAACGGACAGATAATCATTGCCGATTCTCTGAAAGAAGCGGCGGATATTGCAAACAACTTAGCTCCGGAACATCTAGAAATAAATATTTCAGACCCAGATAGTATAGAGCCACTTTTACGCAACTATGGCTCATTATTTATCGGAGAGGGAGCCGCAGAAGTTTTTGGTGACTATGTCGCAGGAACGAACCACACTCTCCCGACAATGGGAGCCGCACGATATACCGGTGGAGTTTCCGTTTTGACCTTCCTCAAAGTCTGTACATTTCAGAGCATTACCCCAGAAGGCATTTCGAATTTGGCTCCATTAGCCGATTTAATGGCGAAGAATGAGGGGTTGTCAGCTCACGCTAATGCAGCACGATTACGACTAAAAAAATAGAACTTTTAATAAAAATGAGCCTCCTAATTTCAACGTAGGGGCTCATTTTTATTTTTTTTATTAAGATAATCTGGATTTACTATTTTTTACATTGCTCTTTATTTTATCGGAATTCCCTTGCCTCTGAGATATTCTTTAAGTTTTGGAATAGGAATCTCATTAAAATGGAAGAGAGACGCCGCAAGAACTGCATCCGCCTTTCCAACTGTAAGAGCATCGTAAAAGTGTTCGTAATTTCCCGCACCACCTGACGCTATAACAGGAATTTTAATCTTAGAGCTTAAATCTGCGGTCAGAGCTAAATCATATCCCGATTTTGTACCATCTCTATCCATACTTGTAAGTAGGATTTCCCCGGCGCCGCGACGTTCAGCTTCAATTCCCCACTCTATTGCGTTAATTCCGGTTGCCTTTCGTCCTCCCGACGCATAAACTTCCCAGCTGCCGCAGGAGTCATTCTTTGCATCGATAGCGACAATGATGGAATTTTTCCCAAATGCTTTTGCTGCTTCTGTTATTAATTCGGGATTCTCTAACGCAGCAGAACCTATGGAAATTTTGTTGGCTCCAGCATCAAGGATTTTTCTTATGTCATCTAGACTGCGAATTCCACCTCCGACCGAGAATGGCACAGAAAGGTTCGCTGCAACCTTGGCCACAAGAGCTGTTACTGTGTCCCGCCTCTCCTGTGTTGCAGAAATATCAAGAAAGACTATTTCATCTGCACCAGCTTCCTGATACGCTTTAGCACATTCAACCGGATCGCCTGCATCACGAAAGTTGACAAAGTTTACTCCCTTGACGACGCGCCCGTTCTTTATGTCTAAACAGGGAATAATTCTCTTTATTTTTACCATTTTGCCTCCTCGATATTTAAAAAACACAAACCAATTTACCTTTATGCTTTTACAGAATTAAGTGTTTAATAACTAA belongs to Synergistaceae bacterium and includes:
- the hisD gene encoding histidinol dehydrogenase, which produces MYIYKEAKKIKAEESSSLISTVNEIIETVQNNGDKALNEYNVKFGGAHTNSFRVSPSDIEKAFNSISEELLETIKRAAKNIKRFAELQANSLNPVGPLETSPGVFLGHKVIPVDSCCCYVPGGSHPLFSSALMLAIPAKVAGVPRVCATVPPMQGSSLPHPTTIAALSIAGVDEIYAVGGAQAIAAFAYGTESINPVTMIVGPGNKYVTEAKRQVYGKVGIDFIAGPSEVLIIADENSRADIIAADLLAQSEHDLDAIGILVSTSENLAKRVEEEIAKQLKELDTAPVAAVSWENNGQIIIADSLKEAADIANNLAPEHLEINISDPDSIEPLLRNYGSLFIGEGAAEVFGDYVAGTNHTLPTMGAARYTGGVSVLTFLKVCTFQSITPEGISNLAPLADLMAKNEGLSAHANAARLRLKK
- the hisF gene encoding imidazole glycerol phosphate synthase subunit HisF, with the protein product MVKIKRIIPCLDIKNGRVVKGVNFVNFRDAGDPVECAKAYQEAGADEIVFLDISATQERRDTVTALVAKVAANLSVPFSVGGGIRSLDDIRKILDAGANKISIGSAALENPELITEAAKAFGKNSIIVAIDAKNDSCGSWEVYASGGRKATGINAIEWGIEAERRGAGEILLTSMDRDGTKSGYDLALTADLSSKIKIPVIASGGAGNYEHFYDALTVGKADAVLAASLFHFNEIPIPKLKEYLRGKGIPIK